A single region of the Triticum dicoccoides isolate Atlit2015 ecotype Zavitan chromosome 2B, WEW_v2.0, whole genome shotgun sequence genome encodes:
- the LOC119366101 gene encoding early nodulin-75-like, translating to MTDQISTIILRVDLDCHQCYKKVRKILCSLQDQERIRTISFDTNNNAVIIDGPFDPHKLSCRIRCKGGKVIKGIQIMGDGKPEEMAGPPPSNSRKKKSKSKGKGKESPPPPAEQPQAYHPQPPTEQPQAYYPQPPTEQPPAYHQQPPTEQPPEYHPQQPTEQQPAYHPQPPAEQPPEYHHQQPPPDREVSATMPAIREEERPQERPAELEKPKEMQVHFVPESGAECHKNPRERRYPMGEMPSWNGPPMVEIPSLPARPVGPCRCTCCASCYQGYYGSCRCSDCGRTYGYTAAVALPPPAGFYGGARTPYCGGYSGYRVICEEDQAGACTIM from the exons ATGACAGATcag ATCTCCACTATAATCTTAAGGGTCGACCTTGATTGCCACCAGTGCTACAAAAAGGTCCGCAAGATTCTTTGCAGCCTTCAAG ATCAAGAGAGGATTAGGACGATCTCCTTTGACACCAACAATAACGCAGTCATCATCGACGGGCCGTTCGATCCACACAAGCTATCATGCAGGATCAGATGCAAAGGAGGCAAGGTGATCAAGGGCATCCAAATCATGGGCGACGGCAAGCCGGAAGAGATGGCCGGGCCACCGCCGAGCAACAGTCGCAAAAAGAAATCAAAATCAAAGGGGAAGGGGAAGGAGTCACCGCCCCCGCCGGCTGAGCAGCCACAAGCATATCATCCTCAGCCACCCACCGAGCAGCCACAGGCATACTACCCTCAACCGCCCACCGAGCAGCCACCGGCATACCACCAGCAGCCGCCCACTGAGCAGCCACCGGAATACCACCCTCAGCAGCCCACCGAGCAGCAACCGGCCTACCACCCTCAGCCGCCCGCTGAGCAGCCACCGGAATACCACCATCAGCAGCCCCCTCCGGACAGAGAGGTATCAGCGACCATGCCGGCAATCAGGGAAGAGGAgaggccgcaagagaggccggccgAGCTTGAGAAGCCAAAGGAGATGCAGGTCCATTTCGTGCCAGAATCAGGGGCGGAGTGCCACAAGAACCCTAGGGAGAGGAGGTACCCGATGGGAGAGATGCCTTCGTGGAACGGGCCGCCGATGGTGGAGATCCCCTCGCTGCCGGCGCGACCTGTGGGCCCGTGCCGCTGCACGTGCTGCGCGTCATGCTACCAGGGGTACTACGGAAGTTGCAGGTGCTCAGACTGCGGCAGGACGTACGGCTACACCGCCGCGGTGGCGCTGCCGCCGCCAGCCGGTTTCTACGGTGGCGCACGCACGCCGTACTGCGGCGGATACAGCGGCTACCGGGTTATCTGCGAGGAGGATCAAGCGGGTGCTTGCACCATAATGTGA